In Epinephelus fuscoguttatus linkage group LG15, E.fuscoguttatus.final_Chr_v1, a genomic segment contains:
- the fam131aa gene encoding protein FAM131A, with product MIPKSGKSPADSRKSVGIQEFAALARSSLNGISQAVRDHVTKPTSLAQGRVAHLIEWKGWPKPADPPPTAHFSSYCRLTEGEKEARFAAGVAEQFAIAEAKLRAWASIDDDEEEDSNDEDSHTNEQTISSQSADEATSNPTSGAQCQPEVEAGEAPPSNSPLGSSSGSLFCGRPASHNDPHSSQTNSPTLPSDCMSPFLEEEEEEEEEEEERLDGQEEQPALLQEQSSEVCIHHKPEWRPRARSSRFDSCYSTSHSESPGEEDEEDEEEEGSVFHEFRMWHSSRRSFFSDRASSGVASFDEEEERDEVEEKKEYLM from the exons ATGATTCCGAAGTCAGGAAAATCTCCGGCAGACTCGAGGAAAAGTGTCGGCATCCAGGAGTTTGCAGCACTGGCCAGATCCTCCTTAAATG GTATCTCTCAGGCAGTGAGGGACCATGTGACAAAGCCCACCTCCCTGGCTCAGGGCCGGGTCGCTCACCTCATTGAGTGGAAAGGTTGGCCCAAACCTGCAGACCCACCTCCAACTGCACACTTCAGCTCCTACTGCCGTCTGAccgagggagagaaggaggccCGGTTTGCTGCAG GTGTGGCTGAGCAATTTGCCATAGCTGAGGCTAAGCTGCGAGCCTGGGCTTCCATAGATGACGATGAGGAGGAAGACTCCAACGATGAGGACTCCCACACCAACGAACAAACCATCTCCAGCCAGAGCGCAG ACGAAGCCACATCCAATCCTACCAGCGGAGCGCAGTGCCAGCCTGAAGTTGAAGCTGGCGAGGCTCCGCCCTCCAACAGCCCCCTTGGCTCCAGCAGCGGCAGCCTGTTCTGTGGCAGGCCTGCGTCTCACAATGACCCACATTCATCCCAGACCAATTCACCTACTTTACCCAGCGACTGCATGAGTCCCttcctggaggaggaggaagaggaagaggaggaagaggaggagaggctggaTGGCCAGGAGGAGCAGCCAGCTCTTTTGCAGGAGCAGAGCAGTGAGGTCTGCATCCACCACAAGCCTGAGTGGAGGCCTCGGGCCAGGAGCAGCAGGTTCGACTCCTGCTACTCCACCTCTCACTCTGAGTCCCCTggagaggaggacgaggaggacgaggaggaggaaggcaGCGTGTTTCATGAGTTTCGAATGTGGCATTCCAGCCGGAGGAGCTTCTTCTCCGACCGGGCCTCCTCTGGAGTGGCGTCCTtcgatgaagaggaggagagggatgaggtagaggagaagaaagagtatttgatgtga